One genomic region from Ignavibacteriales bacterium encodes:
- a CDS encoding PAS domain S-box protein: MIDTKTTIYKETSTDAELKIKSLLSEKILETVPVTIFVSDISTQQIIYSNFTKKEFLGYSTNELQGSVFEIAKKLLNAADYDFILNAVIDLNTSDEDTPKSFEIPLIDKNGNYCWFEIKLTIFKRGTDNQAQQIIGFLQNIDENRKTKKALVESDLSYRNLFNTIEDAIYIQDDSGTFLDVNNGAIIINGYTKEEIIGQTAEFLSAPDKNNFEIINKKISDAFKGVPQQFEFWGKKKDGTISLKDIKVYNGLYFGKKVLIAHSQDITKRKKEEEKMQAALAEKNVLLREVHHRVKNNLQAMIYLIEMQIDRLDDEKVQIFLRELQEQARTMSLVYEQLYQSDYLAKVDMDGYLNNLTSNVIQTFGLDKDISFNVNAHNVSLDVETAMPCGLIVNELLTNSLKYAFTDGFEKTPTIIISLKYETKKIVISISDNGVGLPANYDWENTDSLGLKLVNFWVKYQLAGSIKLDRHKGTNYTICFDYEDK; this comes from the coding sequence ATGATCGATACTAAAACTACTATATACAAAGAAACATCTACTGATGCTGAACTTAAAATTAAGAGTCTATTATCAGAAAAAATTCTTGAAACTGTACCCGTAACAATTTTTGTTTCAGATATTTCTACACAGCAAATCATTTATTCAAATTTTACTAAAAAGGAATTTTTAGGATATTCAACAAATGAGTTACAGGGTAGTGTATTTGAAATAGCAAAAAAATTATTAAATGCGGCGGATTATGATTTTATATTAAATGCCGTAATAGACTTAAACACTTCTGATGAAGACACGCCAAAAAGTTTTGAAATTCCCTTAATAGATAAGAATGGAAATTATTGTTGGTTTGAGATAAAGTTAACAATATTTAAACGTGGTACCGATAATCAGGCACAACAAATAATTGGGTTTCTTCAGAATATTGATGAAAATAGAAAAACTAAAAAAGCATTGGTAGAAAGTGATTTAAGTTATAGAAATCTATTCAACACTATTGAAGATGCGATTTATATTCAGGATGATTCAGGTACTTTCCTTGATGTTAATAATGGCGCAATAATTATTAACGGCTACACAAAGGAAGAAATAATCGGACAAACCGCAGAATTTCTTTCTGCCCCTGATAAAAATAATTTTGAAATTATAAACAAAAAAATATCAGATGCTTTTAAAGGAGTTCCACAGCAGTTTGAATTTTGGGGCAAGAAAAAAGATGGAACAATTTCACTTAAAGATATAAAAGTTTATAACGGCTTATACTTTGGCAAAAAAGTTTTAATCGCTCACTCTCAGGATATCACAAAGCGAAAAAAAGAAGAAGAAAAAATGCAAGCCGCTCTTGCCGAAAAAAACGTTCTTCTCAGAGAAGTTCATCATCGTGTAAAAAATAATTTGCAAGCAATGATCTATTTGATTGAAATGCAGATTGATAGACTTGATGATGAAAAAGTACAAATTTTTTTAAGAGAGCTTCAAGAACAAGCAAGAACTATGTCATTAGTTTATGAGCAGCTTTATCAATCTGATTATCTGGCTAAAGTTGATATGGATGGATATTTGAATAATCTAACTTCAAATGTTATTCAGACTTTTGGATTGGATAAAGATATTAGTTTTAATGTAAATGCACATAATGTTTCACTTGATGTTGAGACTGCAATGCCATGCGGACTTATTGTTAACGAACTTCTTACTAACTCTTTAAAATATGCTTTCACTGATGGGTTTGAAAAAACTCCAACAATTATTATTTCCTTAAAGTATGAAACAAAGAAAATTGTAATTTCTATTTCGGATAACGGAGTAGGTTTGCCAGCAAATTATGATTGGGAAAACACTGATTCACTTGGTTTAAAGCTTGTAAACTTTTGGGTTAAATATCAATTAGCAGGATCGATTAAACTAGATAGACATAAGGGTACAAACTATACTATCTGTTTTGATTATGAAGACAAATAG
- a CDS encoding PAS domain-containing sensor histidine kinase, with protein MQTTENLIKEENISSNFHASPHFAFYRISDSGAPVYTNQTFLRMLGFNSLDELMEVYMKEESFRENFSVVKYQEHFFKINNTEGVESKWRNRNGRAVYVNEFVQKGYDNIDGSVYYDCIAEDVTEKKIVDELISDVIGRDYAIIKALPDILFILSEDGKFTDFKAGNNAEFPISPSYIIGKTIWDIFPHSIAEPLQLMIRESYSSGHLKTYDFKMQNHDAEKHYEARIVKSHKNEVLMLLRDVTNQKQNEIQILKIAEDLKQINDTKDKFVSIIAHDVRTPIIALIGYAEILADDIDELQKSEVKEFASSIVEISKQTIGLLTNLLEWSRLQTGRIEFNPEPVNVFSISENTVSLLRSNSEQKNITILNKLDKETFVYADENMMQSIFNNLVTNAIKFTNRNGQIVLSASQFGRMIRFCVKDNGVGMADEQKSMLFGMNKSFTTPGTTNEKGSGLGMILCKDFVEKHGGEIWVESASGKGSEFFFTIPAIATENS; from the coding sequence ATGCAAACAACAGAAAATCTAATTAAGGAAGAAAATATTTCTTCAAACTTTCACGCAAGCCCGCACTTTGCGTTTTACAGGATTTCAGATTCTGGAGCTCCGGTTTATACTAATCAAACTTTTTTACGTATGCTCGGTTTTAATTCTTTAGATGAACTGATGGAAGTTTATATGAAAGAAGAATCTTTTAGAGAAAACTTTTCTGTTGTTAAATATCAAGAACACTTCTTTAAAATAAATAATACAGAAGGTGTAGAATCTAAATGGCGTAACAGGAACGGACGAGCCGTTTATGTTAATGAGTTTGTTCAAAAAGGTTATGATAATATTGATGGCTCTGTTTATTACGATTGCATTGCAGAAGATGTAACTGAAAAGAAAATAGTTGATGAACTTATTAGTGATGTTATAGGTCGTGATTACGCCATCATAAAAGCTTTGCCCGATATTTTATTTATACTTTCTGAAGATGGAAAGTTTACAGACTTTAAAGCCGGTAACAATGCCGAGTTTCCGATTTCTCCATCCTACATTATTGGCAAAACTATTTGGGATATTTTCCCACATTCAATAGCCGAACCGCTTCAATTGATGATAAGAGAATCATACTCATCTGGGCATTTAAAAACTTATGATTTTAAAATGCAAAATCACGATGCAGAAAAACATTATGAAGCACGCATTGTTAAAAGTCATAAGAATGAAGTTTTAATGCTGTTAAGAGATGTAACCAATCAAAAGCAAAATGAAATACAGATACTAAAGATTGCAGAAGATCTTAAACAGATAAATGACACGAAGGATAAGTTTGTTTCAATCATTGCACATGATGTTCGCACACCAATTATAGCGTTAATTGGATATGCTGAAATTCTAGCAGATGATATTGATGAACTTCAGAAATCAGAAGTAAAAGAATTTGCATCAAGTATTGTTGAAATTTCAAAACAAACAATTGGGTTATTAACAAATCTTTTAGAGTGGAGCCGATTGCAAACGGGAAGAATAGAATTCAATCCTGAACCTGTTAACGTATTTTCAATTTCAGAAAATACGGTATCATTGCTTAGATCAAATTCAGAACAAAAAAATATAACAATCTTAAACAAGCTTGATAAAGAAACTTTTGTTTATGCAGATGAAAATATGATGCAATCAATTTTTAACAATCTGGTTACAAATGCTATCAAATTTACTAATAGAAACGGGCAAATTGTTTTGTCTGCAAGCCAGTTTGGAAGGATGATTCGATTTTGTGTTAAAGATAATGGTGTTGGAATGGCTGATGAACAAAAATCTATGCTGTTTGGAATGAACAAAAGTTTTACAACACCCGGAACAACAAATGAAAAAGGTTCTGGTTTAGGCATGATTTTGTGTAAAGATTTTGTAGAAAAACATGGTGGAGAGATCTGGGTTGAGAGTGCTTCCGGCAAGGGTTCAGAGTTTTTCTTTACAATTCCTGCTATAGCTACGGAAAATAGCTAA
- a CDS encoding PAS domain S-box protein, with protein MLSYKELEVQEEISDYGENIPINATVECKPIIVLNRNNSIIYSNQSAQIAFGLNSINNISGMQTDANIAELLSDFNESSYSNISINLRIKNLSESSFGEYDAEIEKIELDNTQYLFIVFHLTEREVILENRINSIHAAIEYANLPVMTIDASGKISFLSRSMENILGFTIDELYEKFFCVPLENFLSKADLLTAERAFFLKQSWVKIISFKDKGKILFKELQLTPFSNAGTSSNTFMMIAHDITDYVQKNIIVKESENKLKSIINNIRDPLFIIKRNKDKLFFETGNNGFFRIFDLDKTKLADVDLKLVFTNDLLKLVLKNAEILLQDSLPFVEFKAKYNQIHYQCKVSLMDISTEDESFIMINFNNVTDQQNYQNKMSAAYEKEVQLNKLKSSFIENMSHEIRTPFNAISGYAEILEESIKTNDYKTVSELVVLVKEVLSRVSHLFDHIIDMSEIESSEMIFDYVYLNCNQVLKSAYNKLHQKANKKGIELVLELADQEVVIKTDWMKLEKIVSAITENAIKYTTNGKVVLRSFVFSQFAYITITDTGEGMNQEDIKFLLEPFSQEEQGYTRKYQGAGLGLAIASKLTKLMGGLFEIVSRKQTGTKVTLIFPVMKIQQ; from the coding sequence ATGTTAAGTTATAAAGAACTTGAAGTACAGGAAGAGATTTCTGATTACGGGGAAAACATTCCAATTAATGCCACGGTAGAATGTAAACCCATCATTGTTTTAAACAGAAACAATTCAATAATCTATTCAAACCAATCTGCACAAATAGCTTTTGGATTAAACAGTATTAATAATATTTCCGGAATGCAAACGGATGCAAATATTGCGGAACTCCTTTCTGATTTTAACGAGAGCAGTTATTCCAACATCAGTATAAACTTGCGTATTAAAAATTTATCTGAATCATCTTTTGGTGAGTATGATGCTGAGATTGAAAAAATAGAATTAGATAACACACAATATCTCTTTATAGTTTTTCATCTAACAGAACGGGAAGTTATTCTTGAAAACAGAATAAACTCAATTCACGCAGCAATTGAATATGCCAACCTTCCTGTAATGACTATTGATGCAAGCGGTAAAATTTCTTTTCTATCCAGATCGATGGAAAACATTCTTGGTTTTACAATTGATGAATTATACGAAAAGTTTTTTTGTGTTCCGTTAGAAAACTTCTTATCAAAAGCTGATTTGCTAACTGCTGAGCGGGCTTTCTTTTTAAAGCAAAGCTGGGTTAAGATTATTTCGTTTAAAGATAAAGGTAAAATATTATTTAAAGAATTACAGCTTACGCCTTTTTCAAACGCCGGCACATCATCAAATACTTTTATGATGATTGCACATGATATAACTGATTATGTTCAAAAAAATATCATTGTTAAAGAATCTGAGAATAAATTAAAATCGATTATAAATAATATCCGCGATCCACTTTTTATTATTAAACGCAATAAAGATAAACTGTTTTTTGAAACTGGCAACAATGGTTTTTTTAGAATTTTTGATTTGGATAAAACAAAACTTGCTGATGTGGATTTAAAGTTAGTTTTTACAAATGATCTTCTGAAACTTGTTCTTAAAAACGCAGAAATACTTTTGCAGGATTCTCTGCCTTTTGTTGAGTTTAAAGCAAAGTACAATCAGATTCACTACCAGTGTAAAGTATCGTTAATGGATATTAGCACTGAAGATGAATCCTTTATAATGATAAATTTTAACAATGTGACAGATCAACAAAATTATCAAAATAAAATGAGTGCGGCTTATGAAAAAGAAGTTCAGTTGAACAAACTAAAATCTTCATTCATAGAAAATATGTCTCACGAAATTAGAACACCGTTTAATGCAATTTCCGGTTACGCAGAAATTTTAGAAGAAAGCATCAAAACAAATGATTATAAAACTGTTTCTGAATTAGTTGTACTTGTAAAAGAGGTTCTATCAAGAGTATCACATTTGTTTGACCACATAATTGATATGTCTGAAATTGAATCGAGTGAAATGATTTTTGATTATGTCTATCTTAATTGTAATCAGGTTCTAAAATCAGCTTATAATAAGCTTCATCAAAAAGCTAACAAAAAAGGAATAGAACTTGTACTTGAACTTGCGGATCAGGAAGTTGTAATAAAAACTGACTGGATGAAACTTGAAAAAATTGTTTCTGCAATTACAGAAAACGCTATCAAATACACAACTAATGGTAAAGTTGTTTTACGATCTTTTGTGTTTAGCCAATTTGCTTACATAACTATTACCGATACTGGTGAAGGAATGAATCAGGAAGATATTAAGTTTTTACTTGAACCATTTTCGCAAGAAGAGCAAGGCTATACAAGAAAATATCAGGGCGCGGGATTGGGATTAGCAATCGCTAGCAAACTAACAAAATTGATGGGCGGCTTGTTCGAAATTGTTAGTCGTAAACAAACCGGTACCAAGGTTACACTTATTTTTCCTGTGATGAAAATCCAACAGTAA
- a CDS encoding response regulator codes for MIEKDKILVVEDERDTRFILEKLLTKNNFEVITANNGQEALKLLETFTPKVILADWTMPIMDGLELCNQIKQNEKLKIIYYIILTARTSLRDRVTGLDVGADDFLMKPIENQELVARIRSGIRIFNLQRELKNIEHSKAVIELACTIGHKINNPLSSLKIAMNNLIESSAIKSSDQTEEDFEIMKQAIERIQTFVQQLTHLENPQIINYSDDSNMLKLD; via the coding sequence TTGATTGAAAAAGATAAAATATTAGTTGTAGAAGATGAGCGCGACACACGCTTTATTCTTGAAAAACTTTTAACCAAAAATAATTTTGAAGTTATTACGGCTAATAATGGACAAGAAGCTCTTAAACTTCTTGAAACATTTACACCAAAAGTTATTCTTGCTGACTGGACTATGCCTATTATGGATGGTCTGGAATTGTGTAATCAGATTAAACAAAATGAAAAGTTAAAAATTATTTATTACATTATTCTCACAGCTCGTACTTCGTTAAGAGATCGCGTTACAGGGTTGGATGTTGGCGCGGATGACTTTTTAATGAAGCCAATTGAAAACCAGGAACTTGTTGCAAGAATTAGATCTGGAATTAGAATTTTTAATCTGCAAAGAGAACTCAAAAACATCGAACACTCAAAAGCCGTTATAGAACTTGCATGCACTATTGGGCATAAAATTAATAATCCTCTAAGCAGCCTTAAAATTGCAATGAATAACTTAATTGAATCCTCAGCTATCAAATCTTCTGATCAAACTGAAGAAGATTTTGAAATAATGAAGCAGGCAATTGAAAGAATCCAGACTTTTGTACAACAATTAACACACCTAGAAAACCCCCAAATCATCAATTATTCTGATGATAGTAATATGCTAAAATTGGATTAA
- a CDS encoding response regulator yields MKKLIVVEDDKITQQFYSMFFNKNGYDTVITDNGDKIFDTLLTQEVGLILMDINLSNTYLNGEKIDGIKLSQIIKSDERTKNIPLVLVTASSLSSQLRHFLSETNAEEIVTKPILDYNRFLTKINNYLAS; encoded by the coding sequence GTGAAAAAATTAATTGTAGTTGAAGACGATAAGATCACTCAGCAGTTTTATTCAATGTTCTTTAATAAAAATGGATATGATACTGTAATTACCGATAATGGTGATAAAATATTTGATACTTTATTAACGCAAGAGGTCGGTCTTATTCTTATGGATATAAACCTAAGTAATACTTATCTTAATGGTGAAAAAATTGATGGTATTAAATTATCACAGATAATTAAATCTGATGAACGTACAAAAAATATACCTTTAGTTTTAGTAACTGCGTCTTCGCTATCAAGCCAGTTAAGGCATTTTTTAAGTGAAACAAATGCTGAAGAAATAGTTACTAAACCAATTTTAGATTATAATCGATTTTTAACAAAAATAAATAACTACTTAGCAAGTTGA
- a CDS encoding OmpA family protein, giving the protein MKGGEENIIVVKKINKHGGHHGGAWKVAYADFVTAMMALFIVLWILGQDEKIVQSVAGYFKDPVGFSEKMKAISVLDGMMQLPTDSATSMLDKIKQRELEVEKLNAMKDSIVSDLSASGEFTNLMDQVKMEIVNEGLKIEMVESNDDAFFEIGTSELRPEAQKLLKEIGKNLIVIPNKLIIEGHTDSRPYSNDGIGYTNFELSSERANSARRILVSGGLDSRRIDEVRGYADTRLSDKNDPYNLVNRRISVIIKFATEEPK; this is encoded by the coding sequence ATGAAAGGCGGCGAAGAAAATATAATTGTTGTAAAGAAAATCAATAAGCACGGCGGGCACCATGGCGGCGCCTGGAAAGTTGCTTATGCTGATTTTGTTACAGCCATGATGGCGCTTTTTATTGTGTTATGGATTTTAGGACAAGATGAAAAAATCGTTCAAAGCGTTGCAGGTTATTTTAAAGACCCTGTAGGATTTTCTGAAAAGATGAAAGCTATTTCTGTGCTTGATGGAATGATGCAACTTCCTACAGATAGTGCAACAAGTATGCTTGATAAAATAAAACAAAGAGAACTGGAAGTTGAAAAACTTAATGCGATGAAAGACTCAATAGTTAGTGATCTTTCTGCAAGTGGTGAATTCACAAACTTGATGGACCAAGTGAAAATGGAAATTGTGAATGAGGGATTAAAAATCGAAATGGTGGAATCCAACGACGATGCTTTTTTTGAAATCGGTACATCTGAGTTACGACCTGAAGCACAAAAATTATTAAAAGAAATCGGAAAAAATTTAATTGTAATTCCAAATAAATTAATAATCGAAGGACACACAGATTCCAGACCATATTCCAACGATGGAATTGGTTACACAAATTTTGAATTAAGCTCAGAAAGAGCAAACTCAGCTCGAAGAATTCTTGTATCTGGCGGGCTTGATTCCAGAAGAATTGATGAAGTGCGTGGATACGCAGATACAAGATTATCAGATAAGAATGATCCGTATAATCTTGTAAACCGAAGAATAAGTGTAATAATAAAATTTGCTACAGAGGAGCCAAAGTGA